The Chanos chanos chromosome 6, fChaCha1.1, whole genome shotgun sequence genome includes a region encoding these proteins:
- the larp4ab gene encoding la-related protein 4 isoform X1 gives MTSEDSGELQQKEPGAEPGTNAQNHEEKVVKTGEEPGGMVTTKGAGLNPNAKVWQEVSVPPTEGPEEVTESPDWPQTEPSLGEETVDCKYGVEYGNADSSSPVDGSILNGVETTELAYPVYEQVEGEVMEQQSLPEESLRESLKKQLEFCFSRENLCKDLYLMSQMDSDQFVPIWTVASIEGVKLLTTDMELIRDVLRASPLLEVDEKGEKVRPNHKRCTIILREVPETTPVEEVEALFNSESCPQVMSVEFAHNNNWYITFQSDTDAQQAYKYLREEVKTFQGKQIMARIKAINTFFPKNGYGGVDSSVYTGQCQSQFASPVYLQQVYQPTQPYPVYGLLPPTWTPSPTPYFETPLAPFPNSSFVNGFCSVNNYKTGSSSLAPGRHFPRNRVPLYSRKNVINTFRNQGKPHSRADVIPQSDAQSGPTSPLPSHSAAGSEPVTALSPSDTPTSPPTGHAHADLTLSGRSRRGSSRGVRRRRDDDRTSRPLPPAEKAPPPKFDLETTNFPPLPGGVSNQLPGGVVKQVESILENRMADVVKGISRDKVSVGPQEEVRVSSPTPSTPDTPNSSVNHGTNKQEKVDSPLQMASTPTPAPALNGTVSLPPASKPPHSQSASTATPPCPIATTPTQEPRKLSYAEVCQRPRKDPPPAPLPSPTPTSPPATAQPLRELRVNKVDSPTPSPSMPGERAEKGSRDGQAHREPLGHHRGNNQYPRAGGAGFKIREQQRRPPHGRRPSPHTGYSRRSGKEQNIPPRSPK, from the exons ATGACTTCGGAAGACAGCGGAGAGCTGCAGCAGAAGGAACCAGGAGCCGAGCCGGGAACTAACGCCCAAAACCACGAGGAGAAAGTCGTTAAAACCGGCGAGGAACCCGGCGGCATG GTGACCACAAAGGGGGCGGGACTGAACCCCAATGCCAAAGTGTGGCAAGAAGTGTCTGTCCCGCCCACTGAGGGCCCAGAGGAGGTAACCGAGAGTCCTGATTGGCCACAAACAGAACCTAGCCTTGGGGAAGAGACAGTGG ACTGTAAGTATGGTGTGGAATATGGTAACGCTGATTCTTCCTCACCAGTAGATGGCAGCATACTGAATGGAGTGGAAACCACAGAGCTGGCCTACCCAGTGTATGAGCAAG ttgaaGGTGAGGTGATGGAGCAGCAGTCTCTGCCTGAGGAGAGTCTGAGAGAGTCACTAAAGAAACAACTGGAGTTCTGTTTCTCCAG ggaGAACCTGTGTAAGGATCTGTATTTGATGTCCCAGATGGACAGTGACCAGTTTGTGCCCATTTGGACGGTGGCCAGCATAGAAGGAGTCAAACTCCTTACTACTGACATGGAACTGATACGGGACGTGCTCAGAg CCTCACCCTTGTTGGAGGTAGATGAGAAGGGGGAGAAAGTTCGTCCCAATCACAAACGCTGCACCATCATCCTGAGAGAGGTGCCAGAGACCACACCAGTAGAG gaAGTAGAGGCCCTGTTTAACAGTGAGAGCTGCCCTCAGGTGATGAGTGTTGAGTTTGCACACAATAACAACTGGTACATCACGTTTCAGTCAGACACTGACGCacaacag gCTTACAAGTATTTACGAGAGGAGGTCAAGACCTTTCAGGGAAAGCAAATCATG GCTCGTATAAAGGCCATAAACACGTTCTTTCCTAAGAATGGTTATGGTGGGGTGGACTCCAGTGTGTATACTGGTCAGTGTCAGTCGCAGTTTGCGTCTCCAGTTTACCTGCAGCAAGTGTACCAGCCCACCCAGCCGTACCCAGTCTACGGCCTCCTGCCCCCCACATGGACCCCCTCACCCACACCCTACTTTGAGACGCCGCTG gctcCGTTTCCAAACAGTTCCTTTGTTAATGGTTTCTGCTCAGTGAACAACTATAAAACAGGCTCCTCCTCTCTCGCTCCAGGACGCCACTTCCCCCGCAACAG aGTCCCTCTGTATTCCAGAAAGAATGTTATCAATACATTCAG gAACCAGGGCAAGCCTCACTCCCGTGCTGATGTAATTCCTCAGTCGGATGCCCAGTCTGGCCCCACCAGTCCCCTTCCATCTCACTCAGCAGCAGGCTCTGAACCAGTGACAGCGCTTTCCCCCTCGGACACGCCCACTTCACCACCCACAGGCCACGCCCACGCAGACCTGACCCTCAGTGGCCGTTCCAG gagaggCAGCTCGCGTGGAGTGAGGAGGAGACGAGATGATGATAGAACATCG CGGCCACTTCCCCCAGCTGAGaaagcccctcccccaaaatTTGACTTGGAGACCACCAATTTCCCTCCGTTGCCAGGAGGCGTGTCTAACCAGCTCCCTGGAGGCGTGGTTAAACAGGTGGAGTCAATTTTGGAGAATCGTATGGCAGATGTAGTCAAAGGCATCAGTAGAGACAAg gtcTCAGTTGGTCCTCAAGAGGAGGTTAGAGTTAGTTCTCCTACCCCATCAACACCAGACACCCCCAACTCCAG tgTAAACCatggcacaaacaaacaggagaaggTTGACTCTCCCCTGCAGATGGCCTCCACCCCAACACCAGCTCCTGCTCTCAATGGAACTGTCTCGCTTCCCCCCGCCTCCAAACCACCGCACAGCCAATCCGCTTCTACAGCCACACCTCCCTGCCCCATCGctaccacacccacacag GAGCCACGTAAGCTGAGTTATGCAGAGGTGTGTCAGCGTCCGCGTAAGGACCCGCCTCCTGCTCCCCTGCCCTCCCCGACGCCCACGTCACCGCCGGCAACCGCCCAGCCGCTGCGGGAGCTGCGTGTGAACAAGGTGGACAGCCCCACCCCTTCTCCCAGCATGCCCGGCGAGAGGGCGGAGAAAGGAAGCAGGGACGGCCAGGCCCACCGTGAACCGCTGGGCCATCACCGTGGCAACAATCAGTACCCTAGGGCAGGAGGGGCGGGGTTTAAGATCAGGGAGCAGCAGAGACGACCCCCTCACGGCCGACGCCCCTCCCCACACACGGGCTACAGCCGACGCAGCGGAAAAGAGCAAAACATCCCGCCCAGATCACCGAAATAA
- the larp4ab gene encoding la-related protein 4 isoform X2: protein MLLFVEVTTKGAGLNPNAKVWQEVSVPPTEGPEEVTESPDWPQTEPSLGEETVDCKYGVEYGNADSSSPVDGSILNGVETTELAYPVYEQVEGEVMEQQSLPEESLRESLKKQLEFCFSRENLCKDLYLMSQMDSDQFVPIWTVASIEGVKLLTTDMELIRDVLRASPLLEVDEKGEKVRPNHKRCTIILREVPETTPVEEVEALFNSESCPQVMSVEFAHNNNWYITFQSDTDAQQAYKYLREEVKTFQGKQIMARIKAINTFFPKNGYGGVDSSVYTGQCQSQFASPVYLQQVYQPTQPYPVYGLLPPTWTPSPTPYFETPLAPFPNSSFVNGFCSVNNYKTGSSSLAPGRHFPRNRVPLYSRKNVINTFRNQGKPHSRADVIPQSDAQSGPTSPLPSHSAAGSEPVTALSPSDTPTSPPTGHAHADLTLSGRSRRGSSRGVRRRRDDDRTSRPLPPAEKAPPPKFDLETTNFPPLPGGVSNQLPGGVVKQVESILENRMADVVKGISRDKVSVGPQEEVRVSSPTPSTPDTPNSSVNHGTNKQEKVDSPLQMASTPTPAPALNGTVSLPPASKPPHSQSASTATPPCPIATTPTQEPRKLSYAEVCQRPRKDPPPAPLPSPTPTSPPATAQPLRELRVNKVDSPTPSPSMPGERAEKGSRDGQAHREPLGHHRGNNQYPRAGGAGFKIREQQRRPPHGRRPSPHTGYSRRSGKEQNIPPRSPK, encoded by the exons ATGCTGTTGTTCGTTGAG GTGACCACAAAGGGGGCGGGACTGAACCCCAATGCCAAAGTGTGGCAAGAAGTGTCTGTCCCGCCCACTGAGGGCCCAGAGGAGGTAACCGAGAGTCCTGATTGGCCACAAACAGAACCTAGCCTTGGGGAAGAGACAGTGG ACTGTAAGTATGGTGTGGAATATGGTAACGCTGATTCTTCCTCACCAGTAGATGGCAGCATACTGAATGGAGTGGAAACCACAGAGCTGGCCTACCCAGTGTATGAGCAAG ttgaaGGTGAGGTGATGGAGCAGCAGTCTCTGCCTGAGGAGAGTCTGAGAGAGTCACTAAAGAAACAACTGGAGTTCTGTTTCTCCAG ggaGAACCTGTGTAAGGATCTGTATTTGATGTCCCAGATGGACAGTGACCAGTTTGTGCCCATTTGGACGGTGGCCAGCATAGAAGGAGTCAAACTCCTTACTACTGACATGGAACTGATACGGGACGTGCTCAGAg CCTCACCCTTGTTGGAGGTAGATGAGAAGGGGGAGAAAGTTCGTCCCAATCACAAACGCTGCACCATCATCCTGAGAGAGGTGCCAGAGACCACACCAGTAGAG gaAGTAGAGGCCCTGTTTAACAGTGAGAGCTGCCCTCAGGTGATGAGTGTTGAGTTTGCACACAATAACAACTGGTACATCACGTTTCAGTCAGACACTGACGCacaacag gCTTACAAGTATTTACGAGAGGAGGTCAAGACCTTTCAGGGAAAGCAAATCATG GCTCGTATAAAGGCCATAAACACGTTCTTTCCTAAGAATGGTTATGGTGGGGTGGACTCCAGTGTGTATACTGGTCAGTGTCAGTCGCAGTTTGCGTCTCCAGTTTACCTGCAGCAAGTGTACCAGCCCACCCAGCCGTACCCAGTCTACGGCCTCCTGCCCCCCACATGGACCCCCTCACCCACACCCTACTTTGAGACGCCGCTG gctcCGTTTCCAAACAGTTCCTTTGTTAATGGTTTCTGCTCAGTGAACAACTATAAAACAGGCTCCTCCTCTCTCGCTCCAGGACGCCACTTCCCCCGCAACAG aGTCCCTCTGTATTCCAGAAAGAATGTTATCAATACATTCAG gAACCAGGGCAAGCCTCACTCCCGTGCTGATGTAATTCCTCAGTCGGATGCCCAGTCTGGCCCCACCAGTCCCCTTCCATCTCACTCAGCAGCAGGCTCTGAACCAGTGACAGCGCTTTCCCCCTCGGACACGCCCACTTCACCACCCACAGGCCACGCCCACGCAGACCTGACCCTCAGTGGCCGTTCCAG gagaggCAGCTCGCGTGGAGTGAGGAGGAGACGAGATGATGATAGAACATCG CGGCCACTTCCCCCAGCTGAGaaagcccctcccccaaaatTTGACTTGGAGACCACCAATTTCCCTCCGTTGCCAGGAGGCGTGTCTAACCAGCTCCCTGGAGGCGTGGTTAAACAGGTGGAGTCAATTTTGGAGAATCGTATGGCAGATGTAGTCAAAGGCATCAGTAGAGACAAg gtcTCAGTTGGTCCTCAAGAGGAGGTTAGAGTTAGTTCTCCTACCCCATCAACACCAGACACCCCCAACTCCAG tgTAAACCatggcacaaacaaacaggagaaggTTGACTCTCCCCTGCAGATGGCCTCCACCCCAACACCAGCTCCTGCTCTCAATGGAACTGTCTCGCTTCCCCCCGCCTCCAAACCACCGCACAGCCAATCCGCTTCTACAGCCACACCTCCCTGCCCCATCGctaccacacccacacag GAGCCACGTAAGCTGAGTTATGCAGAGGTGTGTCAGCGTCCGCGTAAGGACCCGCCTCCTGCTCCCCTGCCCTCCCCGACGCCCACGTCACCGCCGGCAACCGCCCAGCCGCTGCGGGAGCTGCGTGTGAACAAGGTGGACAGCCCCACCCCTTCTCCCAGCATGCCCGGCGAGAGGGCGGAGAAAGGAAGCAGGGACGGCCAGGCCCACCGTGAACCGCTGGGCCATCACCGTGGCAACAATCAGTACCCTAGGGCAGGAGGGGCGGGGTTTAAGATCAGGGAGCAGCAGAGACGACCCCCTCACGGCCGACGCCCCTCCCCACACACGGGCTACAGCCGACGCAGCGGAAAAGAGCAAAACATCCCGCCCAGATCACCGAAATAA
- the larp4ab gene encoding la-related protein 4 isoform X3, with protein MLLFVEVTTKGAGLNPNAKVWQEVSVPPTEGPEEVTESPDWPQTEPSLGEETVDCKYGVEYGNADSSSPVDGSILNGVETTELAYPVYEQVEGEVMEQQSLPEESLRESLKKQLEFCFSRENLCKDLYLMSQMDSDQFVPIWTVASIEGVKLLTTDMELIRDVLRASPLLEVDEKGEKVRPNHKRCTIILREVPETTPVEEVEALFNSESCPQVMSVEFAHNNNWYITFQSDTDAQQAYKYLREEVKTFQGKQIMARIKAINTFFPKNGYGGVDSSVYTGQCQSQFASPVYLQQVYQPTQPYPVYGLLPPTWTPSPTPYFETPLAPFPNSSFVNGFCSVNNYKTGSSSLAPGRHFPRNRNQGKPHSRADVIPQSDAQSGPTSPLPSHSAAGSEPVTALSPSDTPTSPPTGHAHADLTLSGRSRRGSSRGVRRRRDDDRTSRPLPPAEKAPPPKFDLETTNFPPLPGGVSNQLPGGVVKQVESILENRMADVVKGISRDKVSVGPQEEVRVSSPTPSTPDTPNSSVNHGTNKQEKVDSPLQMASTPTPAPALNGTVSLPPASKPPHSQSASTATPPCPIATTPTQEPRKLSYAEVCQRPRKDPPPAPLPSPTPTSPPATAQPLRELRVNKVDSPTPSPSMPGERAEKGSRDGQAHREPLGHHRGNNQYPRAGGAGFKIREQQRRPPHGRRPSPHTGYSRRSGKEQNIPPRSPK; from the exons ATGCTGTTGTTCGTTGAG GTGACCACAAAGGGGGCGGGACTGAACCCCAATGCCAAAGTGTGGCAAGAAGTGTCTGTCCCGCCCACTGAGGGCCCAGAGGAGGTAACCGAGAGTCCTGATTGGCCACAAACAGAACCTAGCCTTGGGGAAGAGACAGTGG ACTGTAAGTATGGTGTGGAATATGGTAACGCTGATTCTTCCTCACCAGTAGATGGCAGCATACTGAATGGAGTGGAAACCACAGAGCTGGCCTACCCAGTGTATGAGCAAG ttgaaGGTGAGGTGATGGAGCAGCAGTCTCTGCCTGAGGAGAGTCTGAGAGAGTCACTAAAGAAACAACTGGAGTTCTGTTTCTCCAG ggaGAACCTGTGTAAGGATCTGTATTTGATGTCCCAGATGGACAGTGACCAGTTTGTGCCCATTTGGACGGTGGCCAGCATAGAAGGAGTCAAACTCCTTACTACTGACATGGAACTGATACGGGACGTGCTCAGAg CCTCACCCTTGTTGGAGGTAGATGAGAAGGGGGAGAAAGTTCGTCCCAATCACAAACGCTGCACCATCATCCTGAGAGAGGTGCCAGAGACCACACCAGTAGAG gaAGTAGAGGCCCTGTTTAACAGTGAGAGCTGCCCTCAGGTGATGAGTGTTGAGTTTGCACACAATAACAACTGGTACATCACGTTTCAGTCAGACACTGACGCacaacag gCTTACAAGTATTTACGAGAGGAGGTCAAGACCTTTCAGGGAAAGCAAATCATG GCTCGTATAAAGGCCATAAACACGTTCTTTCCTAAGAATGGTTATGGTGGGGTGGACTCCAGTGTGTATACTGGTCAGTGTCAGTCGCAGTTTGCGTCTCCAGTTTACCTGCAGCAAGTGTACCAGCCCACCCAGCCGTACCCAGTCTACGGCCTCCTGCCCCCCACATGGACCCCCTCACCCACACCCTACTTTGAGACGCCGCTG gctcCGTTTCCAAACAGTTCCTTTGTTAATGGTTTCTGCTCAGTGAACAACTATAAAACAGGCTCCTCCTCTCTCGCTCCAGGACGCCACTTCCCCCGCAACAG gAACCAGGGCAAGCCTCACTCCCGTGCTGATGTAATTCCTCAGTCGGATGCCCAGTCTGGCCCCACCAGTCCCCTTCCATCTCACTCAGCAGCAGGCTCTGAACCAGTGACAGCGCTTTCCCCCTCGGACACGCCCACTTCACCACCCACAGGCCACGCCCACGCAGACCTGACCCTCAGTGGCCGTTCCAG gagaggCAGCTCGCGTGGAGTGAGGAGGAGACGAGATGATGATAGAACATCG CGGCCACTTCCCCCAGCTGAGaaagcccctcccccaaaatTTGACTTGGAGACCACCAATTTCCCTCCGTTGCCAGGAGGCGTGTCTAACCAGCTCCCTGGAGGCGTGGTTAAACAGGTGGAGTCAATTTTGGAGAATCGTATGGCAGATGTAGTCAAAGGCATCAGTAGAGACAAg gtcTCAGTTGGTCCTCAAGAGGAGGTTAGAGTTAGTTCTCCTACCCCATCAACACCAGACACCCCCAACTCCAG tgTAAACCatggcacaaacaaacaggagaaggTTGACTCTCCCCTGCAGATGGCCTCCACCCCAACACCAGCTCCTGCTCTCAATGGAACTGTCTCGCTTCCCCCCGCCTCCAAACCACCGCACAGCCAATCCGCTTCTACAGCCACACCTCCCTGCCCCATCGctaccacacccacacag GAGCCACGTAAGCTGAGTTATGCAGAGGTGTGTCAGCGTCCGCGTAAGGACCCGCCTCCTGCTCCCCTGCCCTCCCCGACGCCCACGTCACCGCCGGCAACCGCCCAGCCGCTGCGGGAGCTGCGTGTGAACAAGGTGGACAGCCCCACCCCTTCTCCCAGCATGCCCGGCGAGAGGGCGGAGAAAGGAAGCAGGGACGGCCAGGCCCACCGTGAACCGCTGGGCCATCACCGTGGCAACAATCAGTACCCTAGGGCAGGAGGGGCGGGGTTTAAGATCAGGGAGCAGCAGAGACGACCCCCTCACGGCCGACGCCCCTCCCCACACACGGGCTACAGCCGACGCAGCGGAAAAGAGCAAAACATCCCGCCCAGATCACCGAAATAA